One Ricinus communis isolate WT05 ecotype wild-type chromosome 2, ASM1957865v1, whole genome shotgun sequence DNA segment encodes these proteins:
- the LOC8265276 gene encoding putative vacuolar protein sorting-associated protein 13E, with the protein MKDKKQKQSKFMKIATIPLKVLGKARDLYVKSITGCATRTSYGHSMSMPNGQLPKSHSMGSTMSSDGGDDYGDLIRAASVRSLGHKNEIDMLLQQMKQQQQQQQQQQQKQLPKSVSVGMGFMGRIEEENGEDEGSVDGSKRGAKADLYPRSRSYAVAERTPAF; encoded by the coding sequence ATGAAGGACAAGAAGCAAAAGCAAAGCAAGTTCATGAAGATTGCTACGATCCCATTAAAGGTATTGGGCAAAGCAAGAGATCTTTATGTCAAAAGCATTACAGGGTGTGCAACCAGAACCAGCTATGGGCATTCCATGTCGATGCCCAACGGACAGTTGCCAAAGAGTCACAGTATGGGTTCAACCATGTCAAGCGACGGCGGTGATGATTACGGCGATCTTATAAGAGCTGCTTCTGTTAGAAGTCTTGGTCATAAGAATGAGATTGATATGTTATTGCAACAGATgaaacagcagcagcagcagcagcagcaacagcaGCAGAAACAGTTGCCTAAGAGCGTCAGTGTTGGGATGGGATTTATGGGTAGGATTGAAGAAGAGAACGGGGAAGATGAAGGCAGTGTTGATGGTTCAAAGAGAGGTGCAAAGGCTGATTTGTATCCTAGAAGTAGAAGCTATGCCGTTGCTGAAAGAACCCCTGCTTTCTGA
- the LOC8265277 gene encoding 70 kDa peptidyl-prolyl isomerase isoform X2, whose amino-acid sequence MVLVEDIEDEDELDEEPGEVIESAPPLQIGEERELISKSGLKKKLIKRGFGWETPEFNDEVTVHFVGTLLDGTKFVSTRETDEPVTFKLGQGEVVTGLDHGIITMKRGEYALFTVPPEWGYGATGRDGVPPNFVVLFEVELISWITVVNVSKDGGIVKRIIEKPEKIERPGDLDEVLVKYEVKLADGTIVAKTPEEGIEFHVKDGHLCPALPKAVMTMRGGEKVKLIVHPQYAFGEEGKDANDGILPVPPNSVLNMDLELISFKPVVDVTGDTKVFKKILKEGEGTNVANEGALVTISYTARLQDGTIFEKRGLDGEQPLQFVTDEEQVIAGLDRAAATMKKGERAVLTINPEYGFGSVEVKQDHATIPPSSVLVYEIEMLDFIKEKTPWEMNNKEKIEAAGRKKEEGNLLFKSGKFQRAGKKYDKAADYIVEEVSFDDDEQKLIKSLRVSCWLNGAACSLKLGDFQGTINLCSKVLDVEFDNVKALYRRAQAYMQTADLVSAELDIKKALEIDPHNREVKSLQKTLRQLQVERDKRDAKLYSNMFARMTKRTAVVTKKLKVEKIEDGKKDREMVAMEMEKVADTSGSTDNRMVIDPC is encoded by the exons atggtaCTCGTGGAAGACATTGAGGACGAAGACGAGCTCGATGAAGAACCAGGAGAGGTAATCGAATCAGCCCCTCCTCTCCAAATCGGTGAAGAGAGAGAGCTTATTAGTAAATCGGgtcttaaaaagaaattaatcaaaCGTGGCTTTGGATGGGAAACACCTGAATTTAATGATGAAGTCACTG TTCACTTTGTGGGTACTTTACTTGATGGTACAAAGTTTGTTTCTACAAGAGAGACAGATGAACCTGTGACTTTCAAACTTGGTCAAG GTGAAGTGGTTACTGGTTTGGATCATGGGATAATAACTATGAAAAGGGGTGAATATGCATTGTTTACCGTGCCCCCTGAATGGGGATATGGAGCTACTGGTCGTGATGGCGTACCACcaaattttgttgttttgtttGAGGTTGAACTCATTTCTTGGATAACAGTTGTCAATGTGAGTAAAGATGGTGGAATTGTCAAGAGAATCATTGAAAAACCGGAGAAGATTGAGCGGCCAGGCGACTTGGATGAAGTTCTTG TGAAGTATGAAGTGAAACTTGCTGATGGCACCATTGTCGCAAAAACACCTGAGGAAGGAATTGAGTTTCATGTCAAAGATG GTCATCTATGTCCAGCACTGCCCAAAGCTGTCATGACCATGAGAGGAGGAGAGAAAGTGAAACTAATTGTCCATCCTCAAT ATGCTTTTGGTGAGGAGGGCAAGGATGCTAATGATGGAATTCTTCCAGTCCCACCAAATTCTGTGCTGAACATGGATTTGGAATTGATATCCTTTAAGCCTGTTGTTGATGTGACTGGTGATACCAAGGTGTTCAAGAAGATCTTGAAAGAAGGGGAGGGCACCAATGTGGCAAATGAAGGTGCTCTTGTAACCA TTAGCTACACGGCTAGGCTGCAAGATGGaactatttttgaaaaaagaggACTGGACGGAGAGCAGCCCTTGCAATTTGTTACTGATGAGg AACAAGTGATTGCTGGTTTAGATCGTGCAGCAGCAACAATGAAGAAAGGGGAACGGGCAGTATTGACAATAAATCCAGAATATGGTTTTGGAAGCGTTGAAGTAAAGCAGGATCATGCTACTATACCCCCTTCTTCAGTGCTAGTTTATGAAATTGAAATGTTAGATTTTATAAAG GAAAAAACGCCATGGGAGAtgaataataaagagaaaattgaaGCTGCTggtagaaagaaagaagaaggtaATCTACTTTTTAAAAGTGGGAAGTTTCAAAGAGCAGGAAAGAAGTATGATAAG GCTGCAGACTATATTGTTGAGGAGGTAtcctttgatgatgatgagcaAAAGCTAATTAAATCTTTAAGAGTATCTTGCTGGCTGAATGGAGCGGCATGCAGCCTCAAACTTGGTGATTTCCAGGGAACAATCAACTTATGTTCGAAG GTACTGGATGTTGAGTTCGACAATGTAAAAGCTTTGTATAGGCGAGCACAGGCATATATGCAAACTGCAGATTTGGTCTCAGCTGAACTAGACATCAAGAAAGCTCTTGAGATTGATCCTCACAACAG GGAGGTGAAGTCTCTCCAGAAAACACTCAGGCAACTTCAAGTTGAAAGAGACAAGAGAGATGCAAAGCTCTACTCCAACATGTTTGCACGAATGACAAAGAGGACAGCTGTGGTGACAAAG AAATTGAAAGTTGAGAAAATAGAGGACGGGAAGAAAGATCGAGAAATGGTGGCAATGGAAATGGAAAAAGTTGCTGACACTTCAGGCTCTACTGATAATAGAATGGTTATTGATCCCTGTTAA
- the LOC8265271 gene encoding DELLA protein GAIP-B, producing the protein MHWVFPHPSSANHDSLSKPSSTTSPNITDHAEHFQLNSSFSSRESERFNLEPQHSSACSSSSTVDGPYRPFSDLAKSIHPILEIDFEQNTRVPLFNMLIACAEAVEENNLHLAEIILSQILVNSKARATQSMAALFAEAMSSRVYRLYPQYFDYSYLNDIQRYFYKEWSYVKAAHLTANREIFETFAGKKHIHVIDFFINHGTQWSDLMQDLAARPGGPPTIRISGIGFPNHDNSDYLKSVGWKLAQLAETLNIDFEYRGFLAYNLADLDAAMLELRTHEAIAVNAVFALHKLLARPGDIHKLLSMVKHIEPEIFTIIEQESDNNDQGFSYRFNECINYFSFLLESSEGSTNCLDTYIFLRNQIHNIVVCEGEYRVERYEKLTRWRTRLEAAGFVLIHLGSNVGEYASFLSSQPATRNMLQASSKCTIEENNGCWMLGWRTRPLIAISAWRADNRILISDEDGALQKLERM; encoded by the coding sequence ATGCACTGGGTGTTTCCGCATCCTTCTTCTGCAAACCATGATTCACTTTCTAAACCTTCATCAACCACCTCCCCCAATATCACTGACCATGCCGAACATTTTCAACTCAATTCCTCCTTTTCTTCTAGAGAGTCTGAGCGCTTCAACTTAGAACCGCAGCACTCATCAGCATGTTCATCATCATCTACTGTTGATGGACCTTATCGCCCCTTTTCGGATTTAGCCAAGTCAATTCATCCAATTCTCGAGATTGACTTCGAACAGAACACTCGTGTCCCACTCTTCAATATGCTAATAGCCTGCGCTGAAGCCGTTGAGGAAAATAACTTGCATCTTGCAGAAATTATCCTCTCGCAGATCCTGGTCAACTCTAAAGCCAGGGCAACACAGAGTATGGCAGCCTTATTTGCTGAGGCCATGTCCTCTAGAGTTTACAGGCTCTACCCCCAATATTTTGACTATAGCTATTTGAATGATATCCAGAGGTACTTCTACAAAGAATGGTCTTATGTCAAAGCGGCTCACCTAACAGCTAATCGAGAAATCTTTGAAACCTTTGCCGGAAAAAAGCATATCCACGTTATCGACTTTTTCATTAATCATGGGACACAGTGGTCTGATTTGATGCAAGATTTGGCAGCTAGGCCTGGTGGACCACCCACTATTCGCATATCAGGAATTGGATTTCCGAATCATGATAACTCGGATTATTTGAAATCAGTAGGTTGGAAGTTGGCTCAGTTAGCAGAGACATTGAATATTGACTTTGAGTATAGAGGTTTTCTGGCTTATAATTTAGCTGATCTTGATGCTGCCATGCTTGAACTGAGGACTCATGAGGCAATTGCTGTTAACGCGGTCTTTGCGCTGCATAAATTGTTGGCAAGACCAGGTGATATTCACAAGTTGCTATCAATGGTGAAACATATAGAACCTGAAATTTTCACCATAATTGAGCAAGAATCCGACAACAATGATCAGGGCTTCTCGTACCGTTTCAATGAATGCATAAATTATTTCTCGTTTCTACTTGAATCATCGGAGGGATCAACAAATTGTCTAGATACCTATATATTTTTGCGGAATCAGATTCATAATATTGTGGTATGCGAAGGAGAGTACAGAGTTGAGAGATATGAGAAGCTGACTCGGTGGCGAACCCGCCTGGAGGCTGCTGGGTTTGTGCTGATTCATCTCGGGTCAAACGTGGGTGAGTATGCAAGCTTCTTGTCGTCTCAACCTGCTACTAGAAATATGTTGCAGGCTTCTAGCAAGTGTACGATAGAGGAGAACAATGGGTGTTGGATGTTGGGCTGGCGTACTCGCCCACTGATTGCCATCTCAGCTTGGCGAGCAGACAACAGGATTTTGATTTCTGATGAGGACGGAGCTTTGCAAAAGCTAGAGAGAATGTAA
- the LOC8265275 gene encoding lecithin-cholesterol acyltransferase-like 1, producing MKIWMLQLRIASIAIMLYLCPSTSNLHPLIIVPGSGGNQLEARLTSSYKPTSPVCNRWYPLVKQKDGWFRLWFDPSVILAPFTECLADRMMLYYDQDLDDYCNAPGIETRVPDFGSTKSLLCLDPNLKHVTEYMAPLVESLEKIGYIDGESLFGAPYDFRYGLAAEGHPSKVGSKFLQDLKELIEKASNLNGGKPVIILSHSLGGLFALQLLNRNSLSWRQKFVRHFIALSAPWGGSVEVMLTLASGNTLGIPFVDPLLVREEQRSSETNLWLLPNPNVFDTKQQLVITPNATYSSYEIPQFLDAIGFSRGVYPYKSRILPLMEELIAPEVPITCIIGSGVKTAETLIYGADGFDEQPEVVYGDGDGTVNMASLLALEKIWSGDKKNQPLKVISLGGVSHTLILKQEIALDRIIAEISCVNTNEMSTAL from the exons atgaagATATGGATGCTTCAACTACGAATAGCTTCTATAGCCATTATGTTATACTTGTGTCCATCAACGAGCAACCTTCACCCTCTTATTATAGTACCAGGGAGTGGTGGAAACCAGCTGGAAGCCAGGCTAACCAGTAGCTACAAGCCCACTAGCCCAGTGTGCAATCGTTGGTATCCATTAGTAAAGCAGAAGGACGGATGGTTTAGGCTATGGTTTGATCCCAGTGTTATACTTGCCCCATTTACAGAATGTCTTGCTGATCGTATGATGCTTTATTACGACCAAGATCTGGATGATTACTGCAATGCCCCTGGAATTGAAACCAGGGTCCCTGATTTTGGTTCCACAAAATCACTTTTGTGCCTTGACCCTAACCTCAA GCATGTCACAGAATACATGGCACCTCTGGTGGAATCTCTAGAAAAAATTGGCTACATCGACGGTGAATCACTGTTTGGAGCTCCTTACGATTTTCGATATGGATTAGCAGCAGAAGGTCATCCATCCAAGGTTGGTTCTAAGTTCTTGCAAGATTTAAAAGAACTAATAGAGAAAGCAAGCAATCTTAATGGAGGAAAGCCGGTAATAATTCTTTCACACAGCTTAGGAGGCCTTTTTGCGCTTCAACTTCTGAACAGAAATTCACTTTCTTGGAGACAAAAATTTGTCAGACACTTCATTGCACTTTCTGCTCCATGGGGTGGAAGTGTTGAAGTAATGCTTACTCTGGCTTCAGGAAATACACTTGGGATACCCTTTGTTGACCCATTGCTAGTTAGGGAAGAGCAAAGAAGTTCAGAGACCAACTTATGGCTTTTACCTAATCCAAACGTATTTGATACAAAACAACAACTCGTCATTACTCCAAACGCCACTTACTCATCATATGAAATTCCCCAATTCCTTGATGCCATTGGTTTTTCCAGAGGGGTTTATCCTTACAAATCGCGAATTTTACCCTTAATGGAGGAGCTAATCGCACCTGAGGTTCCTATTACATGTATAATTGGGAGTGGTGTGAAGACGGCTGAGACTTTAATTTACGGTGCAGATGGATTTGACGAGCAACCTGAAGTTGTTTATGGAGATGGAGATGGGACAGTGAACATGGCTAGCTTGTTGGCATTGGAGAAGATATGGAGTGGTGATAAGAAAAATCAACCCCTTAAGGTGATAAGTCTTGGTGGGGTTTCTCATACATTAATACTCAAACAGGAAATAGCACTTGATAGAATCATTGCAGAAATTTCTTGTGTAAATACTAATGAAATGAGCACAGCTTTATGA
- the LOC8265277 gene encoding 70 kDa peptidyl-prolyl isomerase isoform X1: protein MVLVEDIEDEDELDEEPGEVIESAPPLQIGEERELISKSGLKKKLIKRGFGWETPEFNDEVTVHFVGTLLDGTKFVSTRETDEPVTFKLGQGEVVTGLDHGIITMKRGEYALFTVPPEWGYGATGRDGVPPNFVVLFEVELISWITVVNVSKDGGIVKRIIEKPEKIERPGDLDEVLVKYEVKLADGTIVAKTPEEGIEFHVKDGHLCPALPKAVMTMRGGEKVKLIVHPQYAFGEEGKDANDGILPVPPNSVLNMDLELISFKPVVDVTGDTKVFKKILKEGEGTNVANEGALVTISYTARLQDGTIFEKRGLDGEQPLQFVTDEEQVIAGLDRAAATMKKGERAVLTINPEYGFGSVEVKQDHATIPPSSVLVYEIEMLDFIKEKTPWEMNNKEKIEAAGRKKEEGNLLFKSGKFQRAGKKYDKAADYIVEEVSFDDDEQKLIKSLRVSCWLNGAACSLKLGDFQGTINLCSKVLDVEFDNVKALYRRAQAYMQTADLVSAELDIKKALEIDPHNRMAHFREVKSLQKTLRQLQVERDKRDAKLYSNMFARMTKRTAVVTKKLKVEKIEDGKKDREMVAMEMEKVADTSGSTDNRMVIDPC, encoded by the exons atggtaCTCGTGGAAGACATTGAGGACGAAGACGAGCTCGATGAAGAACCAGGAGAGGTAATCGAATCAGCCCCTCCTCTCCAAATCGGTGAAGAGAGAGAGCTTATTAGTAAATCGGgtcttaaaaagaaattaatcaaaCGTGGCTTTGGATGGGAAACACCTGAATTTAATGATGAAGTCACTG TTCACTTTGTGGGTACTTTACTTGATGGTACAAAGTTTGTTTCTACAAGAGAGACAGATGAACCTGTGACTTTCAAACTTGGTCAAG GTGAAGTGGTTACTGGTTTGGATCATGGGATAATAACTATGAAAAGGGGTGAATATGCATTGTTTACCGTGCCCCCTGAATGGGGATATGGAGCTACTGGTCGTGATGGCGTACCACcaaattttgttgttttgtttGAGGTTGAACTCATTTCTTGGATAACAGTTGTCAATGTGAGTAAAGATGGTGGAATTGTCAAGAGAATCATTGAAAAACCGGAGAAGATTGAGCGGCCAGGCGACTTGGATGAAGTTCTTG TGAAGTATGAAGTGAAACTTGCTGATGGCACCATTGTCGCAAAAACACCTGAGGAAGGAATTGAGTTTCATGTCAAAGATG GTCATCTATGTCCAGCACTGCCCAAAGCTGTCATGACCATGAGAGGAGGAGAGAAAGTGAAACTAATTGTCCATCCTCAAT ATGCTTTTGGTGAGGAGGGCAAGGATGCTAATGATGGAATTCTTCCAGTCCCACCAAATTCTGTGCTGAACATGGATTTGGAATTGATATCCTTTAAGCCTGTTGTTGATGTGACTGGTGATACCAAGGTGTTCAAGAAGATCTTGAAAGAAGGGGAGGGCACCAATGTGGCAAATGAAGGTGCTCTTGTAACCA TTAGCTACACGGCTAGGCTGCAAGATGGaactatttttgaaaaaagaggACTGGACGGAGAGCAGCCCTTGCAATTTGTTACTGATGAGg AACAAGTGATTGCTGGTTTAGATCGTGCAGCAGCAACAATGAAGAAAGGGGAACGGGCAGTATTGACAATAAATCCAGAATATGGTTTTGGAAGCGTTGAAGTAAAGCAGGATCATGCTACTATACCCCCTTCTTCAGTGCTAGTTTATGAAATTGAAATGTTAGATTTTATAAAG GAAAAAACGCCATGGGAGAtgaataataaagagaaaattgaaGCTGCTggtagaaagaaagaagaaggtaATCTACTTTTTAAAAGTGGGAAGTTTCAAAGAGCAGGAAAGAAGTATGATAAG GCTGCAGACTATATTGTTGAGGAGGTAtcctttgatgatgatgagcaAAAGCTAATTAAATCTTTAAGAGTATCTTGCTGGCTGAATGGAGCGGCATGCAGCCTCAAACTTGGTGATTTCCAGGGAACAATCAACTTATGTTCGAAG GTACTGGATGTTGAGTTCGACAATGTAAAAGCTTTGTATAGGCGAGCACAGGCATATATGCAAACTGCAGATTTGGTCTCAGCTGAACTAGACATCAAGAAAGCTCTTGAGATTGATCCTCACAACAG AATGGCTCATTTCAGGGAGGTGAAGTCTCTCCAGAAAACACTCAGGCAACTTCAAGTTGAAAGAGACAAGAGAGATGCAAAGCTCTACTCCAACATGTTTGCACGAATGACAAAGAGGACAGCTGTGGTGACAAAG AAATTGAAAGTTGAGAAAATAGAGGACGGGAAGAAAGATCGAGAAATGGTGGCAATGGAAATGGAAAAAGTTGCTGACACTTCAGGCTCTACTGATAATAGAATGGTTATTGATCCCTGTTAA
- the LOC8265273 gene encoding U-box domain-containing protein 30: MPMYQPNSHRREGNMKLDVGSGGQVLDLETAVKDGILGGSGGGLISTAGVEKLDLKKMIEELESLDVPSVFICPISLDPMQDPVTLCTGQTYERSNILKWFCFGHYTCPTTMQELWDNTVTPNRTLQQLIYSWFSQKYLAMKKRSEDVQGRAIEILETLKKVKGQARVQALKELRQVVTAHATARKTVLDNGGVATVSNLLGPFTTHAVGSEAIGILVNLDLDFASKENLMQPAKISLMVDMLNEGSIETKINCTRLIEMLMEGKDFESENVSSLSLLVGLLRLVKDKRHPNGVLAGLGLLKNLCSHESLRNSVVSIGAIPQLVELLPSLNNECLELALHILEVLSTIPEGSNALKDCALTIPNVVKLLMKVSESCTQLALSILWTVCKLAPEECAALAVEAGLAAKLLLVIQSGCNPVLKQRSAELLKLCSLNYTATIFISKCKLTRTIQ; this comes from the coding sequence ATGCCGATGTACCAGCCTAATAGTCATAGAAGAGAGGGAAACATGAAGTTAGATGTGGGTAGTGGTGGGCAAGTGTTAGATCTGGAAACAGCTGTTAAAGATGGCATTTTAGGTGGTAGTGGTGGTGGGTTGATTTCAACTGCAGGTGTTGAGAAATTGGATCTGAAGAAGATGATTGAAGAGCTCGAGTCATTGGATGTGCCATCTGTGTTTATTTGTCCAATCTCATTGGACCCAATGCAAGACCCAGTTACACTTTGCACTGGCCAGACTTATGAGAGATCCAATATCCTCAAATGGTTTTGTTTTGGCCACTATACTTGCCCGACTACAATGCAAGAGCTCTGGGATAACACGGTAACTCCAAATAGAACTCTGCAGCAGCTAATTTATAGCTGGTTCTCGCAGAAGTATTTGGCCATGAAGAAAAGATCGGAAGATGTGCAAGGTAGGGCTATTGAGATTTTGGAAACTCTCAAGAAGGTTAAGGGTCAAGCCAGAGTTCAAGCTCTAAAAGAGCTTAGGCAAGTTGTCACCGCACATGCTACAGCAAGGAAGACTGTACTAGATAATGGTGGGGTTGCTACGGTCTCTAACTTGCTGGGTCCATTCACTACTCATGCTGTTGGGTCTGAGGCTATTGGGATTCTTGTGAATTTGGATCTTGATTTTGCATCCAAAGAAAATTTGATGCAACCTGCGAAGATTTCTTTGATGGTGGATATGTTAAATGAGGGTTCAATTGAGACCAAGATTAATTGTACGAGGTTGATTGAAATGTTGATGGAAGGGAAGGATTTTGAGTCTGAAAACGTGTCAAGCTTGAGTCTTTTGGTTGGTTTGTTGAGGTTGGTTAAAGACAAGAGACATCCGAATGGGGTACTAGCTGGACTTGGTTTGTTAAAGAATCTCTGTTCACACGAATCCCTTAGGAACTCAGTTGTGAGCATTGGAGCAATTCCACAACTAGTTGAGCTATTGCCCAGTTTGAATAATGAGTGTTTGGAGTTAGCACTTCATATTCTGGAGGTTCTTTCAACTATTCCAGAGGGAAGCAATGCTTTGAAAGATTGCGCTTTGACAATACCTAATGTAGTGAAATTACTGATGAAAGTTTCAGAGAGCTGTACTCAGCTTGCATTATCGATATTATGGACAGTCTGCAAGCTTGCACCTGAAGAATGTGCTGCACTTGCTGTGGAGGCGGGTTTGGCAGCAAAGTTGCTTCTTGTGATACAGAGTGGTTGTAATCCTGTGCTGAAGCAGAGGTCAGCTGAGCTCTTGAAATTGTGTAGTTTAAATTACACAGCTACCATTTTCATTTCCAAATGTAAGCTTACCAGAACAATACAATGA
- the LOC8265274 gene encoding U-box domain-containing protein 30, translated as MKLDVGSGGQVLDLETAVKDGILGDSGGGSLISTSHMDKLDLKNIIKELESIEVPSVFICPISLDTMLDPVTLCTGQTYERSNILKWFSLGHYTCPTTMQELWDDVVTPNKTLQQLIYSWFSQKYLALKKRSEDVQGRVIDVLDTLKKVKGQARVQALKELRQLVAAHSTAKKAVLDNGGVGVSSVCNLLGPFTSHAVGSEVVGILVNLDLDAASRENLMQPAKISLVVDMLNEGSIETKINCTKLIEMLMEGKDFESQNVSSLSLLVGLLRLVKDKRYPDGVLAGLGLLRSLCLHESIRSPVVSIGAIPQLVELLPTLNNECLELALYILDVLSTIPEGKLALKDCANTIPTVVKLLMKVSDNCTQLGLSVLWAVCQLAPEESAALAVEAGLAAKLLLVIQSDCNPELKQRSSELLKLCSLNYTATLFISKCKLTRTIQ; from the coding sequence atgAAGCTAGATGTGGGTAGCGGTGGCCAAGTTCTAGATTTAGAGACCGCTGTTAAAGATGGCATTTTGGGTGACAGTGGTGGTGGCAGCTTAATTTCCACAAGCCACATGGATAAATTAGATCtgaagaatataattaaagagCTCGAGTCAATAGAGGTACCATCTGTGTTTATTTGTCCAATCTCATTGGATACAATGCTAGACCCAGTTACTCTTTGCACTGGCCAAACTTATGAGAGATCCAACATCCTTAAATGGTTCTCTCTTGGCCACTATACTTGCCCTACTACAATGCAAGAGCTCTGGGATGACGTTGTTACTCCAAACAAGACTTTGCAGCAGTTGATTTACAGTTGGTTTTCGCAGAAGTATTTAGCTTTGAAGAAAAGATCAGAGGATGTGCAAGGAAGGGTTATTGACGTTTTGGATACTCTCAAGAAGGTTAAAGGCCAAGCTAGAGTGCAAGCTCTGAAAGAGCTTAGACAGCTCGTTGCCGCACATTCAACTGCCAAAAAGGCAGTGTTAGATAATGGTGGAGTTGGAGTTTCCTCTGTTTGTAATTTGTTGGGTCCTTTTACTAGTCATGCTGTTGGGTCTGAGGTAGTTGGGATTCTTGTGAATTTGGATTTGGATGCTGCTTCCAGGGAGAACTTGATGCAGCCTGCTAAGATTTCTTTAGTGGTGGATATGTTAAATGAGGGTTCGATTGAGACCAAAATTAATTGTACGAAGTTGATTGAAATGTTGATGGAAGGTAAGGATTTTGAGTCTCAGAATGTGTCAAGTTTGAGTCTTTTAGTTGGGTTGTTGAGGTTAGTTAAAGATAAGAGATACCCAGATGGGGTATTGGCTGGACTTGGTTTGTTAAGAAGTCTTTGTCTGCATGAGTCTATTAGGAGTCCAGTTGTTAGCATTGGTGCAATTCCTCAATTAGTGGAGTTGCTGCCTACTTTGAATAATGAGTGTTTGGAATTAGCCCTTTATATTCTAGATGTTCTTTCAACTATTCCAGAGGGAAAATTGGCTTTGAAAGATTGTGCTAATACAATACCTACAGTGGTCAAGTTATTGATGAAAGTATCTGACAACTGCACTCAGCTTGGTTTATCAGTACTGTGGGCAGTTTGCCAGCTTGCACCAGAAGAATCTGCTGCACTTGCTGTGGAAGCAGGTTTAGCAGCAAAATTGCTTCTTGTAATACAGAGTGATTGTAATCCTGAGCTAAAGCAGAGATCATCTGAGCTCTTGAAATTATGTAGTCTAAATTACACGGCCACTCTCTTCATTTCCAAGTGTAAGCTTACTAGAaccatacaatga